The window GCGTATCGGAACCTATTATATCAGAAAAACCGTCGCAGATGTGTCTGTTGAAAAAGCGGAGAATGCGGAAAACGCAGTACCTCCAAATGCCTGACATATAAGGTTATGATGTTAAGTTCAGCATGAAGCTCCGAAATACGATGCGTGAAGAACAGGCATCGTGAGGGCCCATGGTCATGGCATTATCACCTCATGTGGTTGTATGGGAAAGCACCAAAGCATGCGACTTTGCATGCAGGCACTGCCGGGCGGATGCCATACCGCACCGCCTTCCCGGAGAGCTCTCAACAGAAGAGGTCAGGGGCATGATAGATCAGCTGGCAGGAATGGACGTGAAACTCTTCGTGATAAGCGGCGGGGATGCTCTCAAGCGTGACGATATCTTCGAACTGATTGAGTATGGCTCGTCGAGATTGCGCACTGCGCTCTCTCCGAGCGGCAGCAGGATAGACAGCACCGTCGCGGAAAGCATCAGGAAGGCAGGTGCAGCGGTTGTGTCCATAAGCGTGGACGGACCCCAGCCTGTACATGATGAATTCAGGGGTGTGAACGGTGCATTTTCCATCGCAACAAAAGCCGTTGCTTCGCTCCATGGGGCAGGCGTGCCTGTTCAGATAAATTCCACGCTAAGTGTGTACAACATAAATGTCCTCTCCGAGTTGAAAGAAACCGTGCTCGCACTGGAGCCGGCCTACTGGGATCTTTTCATGATTGTTCCCACCGGAAGGGCCACGGCGGCCATGTCTCTTACACAGGAGCAGGCCAACACGGCAATGAAGGTCGCAGCGGCCTGGCGGGCCGAAGGGATTCAGGTGCGCATGACCTGCGCACCGTACCTCATACGCATCATGAGCGACCGCGGCGCGAAACCACAGAAACCGGATGAGAAGGGAAGAAAGAGCCTGAACGGGGCACGCGGCTGCATGGCAGGAAACGGCTATTCATTCATTTCATACAACGGAACCGTATATCCGTGCGGTTTCCTCCCCCTGAGGGCGGGAAGCATCAGGGAAAGCAGTTTTGCGGAAATCTACGGCGGCACACTGTTTTCCGGATTGAGAAACAGCTCGCTGCTCGGCGGCAAGTGCGGCATCTGCAATTTCAGGACAGTATGCGGTGGATGCAGGGCGAGGGCATATGCAAACAGCCGCGACTGGATGGCTGAAGACCCCCTGTGCGACTATACCGTTCCCAGGACTGGTGCGTAACATGATCAGTGTTTCAAAACTGCTGCACAATACACCTCAGACCGGCGACCACATCAGGTACAGCGGCAGAGATGATCGTTTTCCCGCTGTCCTCGTGATGAACATAACGAGAAACTGCAACCTCCGGTGCGTGCACTGTTATTCCTCATCCGGCGGAGGACACCGATTCACGGACTTGCCGTTTGAAGTGTGGAAGAAAGCCATTGAAACTGCCGCCGACATGGGTGTGAGCAACGTGCTCGTTTCTGGAGGTGAGCCGCTGGTCAGGAAGGACGCAGTCGAGCTCATACGTGTTATGAATGACTGTGGCATGAAGGTCGGACTTTCCACAAACGGCACTGCCATAACCGAACAGATGGCCGGACGGCTTGCAGGCCTCGTTGACTATGCAGGCATAAGCATAGACGGACCTCAACGTGTGCACGATGAATTCAGGGGTGTCGAC is drawn from Candidatus Sysuiplasma acidicola and contains these coding sequences:
- a CDS encoding radical SAM protein, with amino-acid sequence MALSPHVVVWESTKACDFACRHCRADAIPHRLPGELSTEEVRGMIDQLAGMDVKLFVISGGDALKRDDIFELIEYGSSRLRTALSPSGSRIDSTVAESIRKAGAAVVSISVDGPQPVHDEFRGVNGAFSIATKAVASLHGAGVPVQINSTLSVYNINVLSELKETVLALEPAYWDLFMIVPTGRATAAMSLTQEQANTAMKVAAAWRAEGIQVRMTCAPYLIRIMSDRGAKPQKPDEKGRKSLNGARGCMAGNGYSFISYNGTVYPCGFLPLRAGSIRESSFAEIYGGTLFSGLRNSSLLGGKCGICNFRTVCGGCRARAYANSRDWMAEDPLCDYTVPRTGA